The genomic segment tagtaataatgtgccatcacattgattctgacttatagaggccctttccaggatttgctaggtatactcagaagtggtttactattcccttcttttggggactttctgtgcagcttgcctaaggctacaaaggttggctcttctccagggAATCAAGCTTCTGACCTGTAGCTCTGCAGCCTGGTACCCAAGTGACTTCGACCCACTTCATCTTAGGACATCTACACATCTAAAATAATTCCAAGACACAAcataataacatttttaaagcGGTGAAGGATTAAGAGTTCTCACCTCATACAAAACAGATTGAGAGTGCAGTCCAGAGGTCCCTGGGTGTCTTTAGGCAGTATGATAGATTACATTTCCCTATATACCCACTATTCAAAGGCAGACAGGAAGAGCCATGTTCTGGCACTCCTCCCATTTGTGGACCATTGCCAATCCATTTTCAGTGCTTTTGGACACTATTGGTCTATCCAAGCCATATGAGCAGTAAGCAAAACTTCTATTTTGAAATGCTTACTAGTATTGGTTCAAGCTCAAATATCTACATATGTACTTGATTAGCCTCTCTTAATTCATATCTTAGTAAACACCCCCCGACCCCCAAAAAAGAATGAAGTTCCTTCAGGAACTTTTCTTATTTTACTCAGATTTAAAACCACTAGTACATTCAGCAGGGAACCACAACAAATCCCGTTTCCTTAATGATTGTATAGAACCAATGTAGTGTACTAGATAGTTTTGGACTCAGAaaacctggtttcaaatccccacttggacatggaaattcactggagaatGGCAAAATaggaaaaccactcctttaatgtCTCATGTACCTTAAAAATCCTAGTAGAGTAGCCATGATTTGTAAGCTAGTCAGTGGCACATAACAATGATTATGTATGATGTAGGTGTGCAGTCTGGAGtttcaatgtattcgcaaaggctttcacagccagaatctaatggttgttgtgggtttttcgggctctttggccgtgttctgaaggctgttcttccaacacttcgccagtctctgtggccggcatcttcagaggactggagtaggaattctggacagagttcctactcctgtcgtctgaagatgccggccatagagactggcgaaacgtcaggaagaacaaccttcagaacacagccaaagagcccaaaaaacccacaacaaccagtctgGAGTCTGTtcgaatgttacattttaaagtaCCAATATAAATACTTTCCTTATGTACCTAAAAGAATCTTGTGCTTCTTgggcctttctctctttttttaaaccaggCTTTTTTAGAGCTGTACGGCAAGAACCTGTAAACTTTGGAAGAATAGGAGCTGGAACACACATTAACTACGTTCACTGGTATGAGTGTGGAACCACAATACCTGGGAAATGGTAGAACAAGAAATGAACTGAATAAAGAAAGACAGCATCCAGCCATGACTATCACAGAGCTCATAGATGGAACTATATCATGTTATTTGTTGTGACACTTACCATACTGAAATGTAATGTACATTCAGTAGCATTGGCTGCCTAACTGTAGTTGTCCAGATCTACAGATTTGTTGTAGGAAGACGTAGGATATTTCATAGAAGGATATCTTGGGAAGCTGGCTCCCTATTAGTCTCTTATGGTACCATCTACGTATTCTAAAAGATGTAGTTTATTATTTATCATGGTTGTGACATTTTGAGACATCTTTATTGAAACATATACATATTCTGATTTTTTCTGATGTATACTGCCAAAGTTGCTGTTCTTGTTTATTTTCAAACACATTTAAATTATTATAAGGTTAGTGCCTAAATAACCTTTCTGCCACTTCATACACCCAGTCTGAAAATGTGCAATTCTCCAACATCATTTGAACAATCACTAAACCAGTAACACTAGACATGTCTGCACTCAAGACTGCATCaaataaaacaatgacaaacTGAAATGTCAGGGAACCATGTTACTAACCCAAGACCAATAAGGATTCTACCATACAGACATTTGGTAAAACCTTGTCACCAGTCTGCCATGGCGAGATTTGTGATTGGTAGAAATTCTCCATCCCAATAGGGctttaaaatatagcattaaGAGCATTCTGGAACTGTTAAAAGGGTTACACAGACATTTTCCTGTCACATTTACTTTTGGGGCAAATGGAAGTTATATATCATTGTAGATTTTTGTCTCTCTTTAGTGATTTCCACTGTACTTTAATGCCTGCAGATGAATGCTGCTACAGCAAACAAGAAACAAATTATAAGCATATACCTTAACACCATCTATCTTTATGAAGAAAAACAGACTGCCATATTTTTATAACATGTCCCCGCttcgccccccacttttctacctaaaaattaagaaaacagctttgagtattcagcctctgggctcagaatgctcagacattaggagtccctgttgaatctgagcctagaggctccacctccaactaggtgtgttccaattggtttgttcagcatcagctgacagcAGTTctataaggctcatgattggaggaagctagcTGAAGAAGGCGTTTACAAAGGCAAGGTACGAGccgttttcttctctcctcagttatctcagcttacttctgtgtaaaagacacccctcaattttagTATAATGGTTTTAGGggaaagtagcatcttatacacggaaaaacaaGGTActctgatttgcatttccaagTGCTAGGCACAGTTGCATTATGTCTCTTATGAAGGAGACATACATTAAGTACAGCTCCCCTCTTTAAAAATACACATCAGACATTCAATCCTTGTTTCCAGAAAAAGTTCAAAATACAGCATATCCACTCATAACTGACACATTCAACAGACTACCACAGCAAGAGTTAAGTCAGGTTTGCAGGTGTACCTTTGACAAACTAGTATGACCATGAAGTTTTATCTGAGTCAAGTGCACATTCATGCagattttaataaaatacatgTGGAATTATTGCCAAGCATACAAAAATGCATACTTTTTAGTGTATTTAAAGCCTCCAAGTTTTTTTATGTAAAACTGTAAGAGGAATGTGATCTGTTTTGTAGGTTGAAAACTTGATGACTATTTTTGAAAATGTCTGAGTCCTTCCCCTTTACACAAAAGTGCTATATTTGTATTGCTTCAACATGTAAACATTATATATAAAGAGATGTAGGATTTTGAAGGTGCTTATTCAATGTAAGAAAATATAAAGGAGGAACACAAGGAATATTTGCATTggttgtttgtaaaaaaaaacttctaagtACATTGCAGGTACACTGTACTCttaataaaaagtattttaaatcataaataGTATTTGATCCATTGGTGTACAGCAAACTCACAAACAGAATTGCTAAAACTCAGTTACCAGATGTCCAGATCTGAAATTAATCTAGTTTGCTTGATGTGATCAGGTCTTCCACCAAATTCAGAATACCACATCTTAAATTATAAAGGTAGTGTCTTTAATGCGGACTGTGGTATTATTCTGATAGTGAGATCAGATTGTACAATAACTTTGAAACATGAGCCAAAATCTCATGTGTACTTAAACTCACTGGCCTCGTGAAATTGGTTGCAAACAAGGCTGCTGGCTTTACAACTATGTGTGAGATAGTGGGAGCACCAACTGTTTAAAGATGTACTTCCACATAGGTCCATAACACTTAAATTACAAACATGCTTCTTCAGAGGATATGTAGCCCCATTAAGTTAAGCTCTCCAAAGCAAAATTGAAAGTAGATGAATGCAAGAAATAGAttagtactacagtggtgcctcgcttagtggcgttaatccattccaggaaaaacattgctaagcgattttaaaaagcccatagaaacgcattaaaacatgtttaatgcgttcctatgggcttaaaaactggccttatgcgaagatcctccataggggcagccatttttggtgcctctaaagcaggcttgtccaacctgcggcccgagggccgcatgcggcccaggtcagctcgtaatgtggcccagtgcaattttttatttttaaagaaattccaaagtttcaagttacactgccgacgcttgcagccagaatgtggccggggcatgtcataacagtagagggggagagagggaaggaaggaaggagtgggaggggagaggacaggggggctgcgtgactgtattgtgccatccccgtcaataggtggatcccctccCGGCCGCATAAAGCCGCCgaagttgaagctggcagcctctgctctctgagatcgcagctgctggtaagcaggctgcggaggacggctagggctgctccccatgcggcccaaaccaaatgtatgtgcggcccaaaccaaattttcaatttctaatgtggcccagggaaggtgaaaggttggacacccctgctctaaagcgaggcaaaacagtgggtgccattttggaactgccgatcagctgtgcaaaaaggatcgctttgccatgatcgcttcccgcgatcatcacaaagcaatttttccccataggggccatcgctaagcgatcgctctggcgatggccaaaagcccatcgctaagcgatttcatatctcaatggagcgatcgctaagcgaggcaccactgtaccacctaCACCAAAATAGTGGTATTCTTCAAAATATTCTGGATAAAATAGACAATACATGTTATTGACAAATTCATGAATACTATAGTGGCAAAGTgatcttaaaatatttttgatctATTTAGGGgtatttttaaatgacaaattgcgatatttttcttttaaactgactTTCATTGAAAAAGGGTTAATGCATTCTGTATTTATACTTGCATTTCACAGAAGCCGTTTTGTACTCTGACCTTCTATGATCCCATTCTGACACAAGAATCCAGTTATTTAGTCTCAGCTCAGTAATGTTTCTAAACAATTTCCAATATATTGACTGGTGAACAGGTTCAGTAGCAGCTGTTTACTGTATTTGTGTAGTCTGATACATCTATGTATCGGCATCTCAGTTGCTTCTTCAACCACAATGCCCTGTATCAATACTAAGTCTCTATGCAGCTCTCCATTTCAAACTATGTACCGAGAGAGGAAACCAGGAGAAAAAAAGTTTCATTGCTGCTCTGTAAGAACCCCTCCATATGTAGGCTCTGTGCTGCATAGAAAGAACTGGGCTTCAAGAAATTCATTCGAAAACATTTTTGCACCTTATTCCCATTAATAGTCATGGCTCATTCAATTCAAGCTTACCTGCAAGTTTATCATGGTGCAAGAAATTATTGAAGATTTAGGAACACTTATTGCTAACTGAATATTAAATGATGCATCAGTCACTTGCAACAGTCTAACTTTCTATTTTTAGAGACTGGTCTCAGATACCTCCTATATACTTCTGAACTTCCTTTTTATTCCAATAGAGTAGATATATAATGTTCCACGTAATGTCAATGCAGGGCTATGCCTGCATGGATTGGGAAATTCTGCAGGTGCTGAACTGCATGAAATAACTACCCACTTCATTAGTATAATTTCAATTTGCTTTACACCACATAGCCACTATGTAGGAATAAGTATTAGGTCCACAGtgcttcacccacccaccccaccttcaTATTTCTTGGTCTACATTTGTGTCATCAAATATGCTGAATAAACACAATTGTGTTTAGTCacaatcaataaacaaaattatCACAATAAAACAGTAGATTGCACATAATAATTATTCTGTAACACTGTATGTTAACAGTGGCATTTTTAGTTGCTGCAATCATATTAATTGCTGTGACTCATTCATTCATGTATTAGGCTATGCTAAAGAAATGTAACAGTGCAGATAATAGGCATACTGTACAGCAATTAAATTGTTTGAATGTTTTATTCAATTTCAATGTGCATGTTACAATTTATACATATCTATTTTTAACAAGTGGACCTAATTTAGTACATCATTTCATTAATAAAAACAGGCCAAATAAGTCAGCTAGATTTTTATCCAGCAGTTTAATATGGCAAGCTAGAATGTCGTTACTTTACAAACATTTAGGTAGTGTTTCCAGAGGAACCAATATTAAACTAGAAAGCCAATACAATTTGAAGCAGGAAACAAGATTCATTTGGTCATCTATCCCAGCAAATTAAACAGCAACAGTGATACCATACAATATTCTGTCTTTCATTAGTTTTTGTATTTCAGTTAAAGAATCTTGGACTCTGCATGGATGGAATAGCTTGAGCAGCTGCTTGGATTTATTTACCTGGGGGTCATTTAACAGCAGATAGTTTTCTTATCGATAGCCAGGACCTGGCTGGGTATAACCTTGGGCAAAGGGAGGGCGGTTGCGAGCATAAGGATTGGGGCCACTTGGAGGGGGTGTCATAGTAGTTCCAGGTGGTGGAGTGAAGCCAGGTCTTGGTTGATAAGCAGCTGGCTGGCTTGGAGCCATTCCAGGCTGTGAAGCTGGGGGTACATTATAAGTAGCAGATTGGGAAGCTTGTGTTGTGTAGTTTTGTGCAGGATAGGTGCCTGCCTGGTACTGTTGGGGAGGCTGAGCTGGCAGCTGTTGTGCTTGGGCAGCAAAGCCAGGAGCTGGAGCCTGTGAAGGCTGCTGACTGTATGCCTGGAACTGCTGTGCTTGCTGAGCAGCAGTCTGCTGGGTGTAGCCTGctaagaaatgcagaaaaaaaatgaagactaACACACTGAAGCGAACATAACAAATTCCTTGACACATGCATTAGCCTGATCATCCAGAATATGTCCTTTTAAGAATGCAAAAGCTAAGTAGCATACATTACAGAACCCCAAAAAGATTATCTGCCATTTCTGTAAACCCTAGCAAGCACCAAGTCCAGTACACAAAATGGAGAACATTCTCAACAGAGTTCTAAAAGGTGACTCACATGCTAGCCAGTTGCTAACTGAGAAGACTTGCCCATATGATTGAAGCACCATTTTCATGTTACTTGGCATCAGTCaaatgtagagatgggcatgaactgtttATTTGAAGTTTCATGCCGGTTGTTTTTCTGCAAAACAGGTGTCTGgccacttcccagccccacctcctccagtgggcccccactcagaggcagcacctcaaggaggtggggcaggaaagccagagtgctgcctttgagtgggcaaccactggaagaggcagggctgggaagcaccaaaaacTAGTTTAGCttaaaaacaaactggcatgaactgtcaaaccagcagttcatgcccatgtctatttGAAAGCTATGTGCTGGAGTTAGTTCACACATCAACTATAGAATAATCAAGTTaaaatttgtacaaatcaatTCTGAATTTATACTGTTTAAAGTCTTGAGAAAGGGAGATTGCAAATTTCATTATATGAAATAATTATATGATTTTATAAAGTTTAAAAGAAGTTTTATGATTTATGGAATAATACAATGAAgtacttttaaaatgaaagaaataatacCACCACTAAATTTCATATCTGCCTTTTAAAGTCATGTGTATTCAACAACTGTTTTATTCACAGTCCAAAATACTTTAAATTCACATTTAAACACGAACACAGAAAATATCTCCAGACACGATTTTCACAAGGACAAAGATGACAACAGGAGTTTAAGTACTTTCCAATACTATGCTTTACTATTAGCCTAATttattaaaaatagttttaaaagaaaatttcagaCTGGCAATTAAAAGACAAAAGAGCCCAGAACAAAAACTAATAACTCTGTTTATCTCTAACATGAAACACACCTGAAGCTACTTGCAATGAAACCTCTCcattgactggaatcctgttagcATTAAATACCAGATATATAACAATTATTAAAAAGCAGGACCCTAAGCATAGAAAGCAAGGGCTAAAAAATGGGAGTGGGGGCAAATTTTGAACTCACCTGGAATTTGGGGTCAACATATACTATGGAATCTCTAAAAGGCAGGAAAGCTACTGAAAATGCAATTCTGATTTGACTAAACTGAGCTATCCCAAACATACTGGACAAGATGGTGACCATAAGAACCAAGAACCACCTGCTGGTACAGGGATGGGGGAGAACCCTTCTAATTggaccaccatcaccacccaatttgcacaaaattaaCTTCCATTTCAAGAGGGAACAACTATTGCTAATTGCTTGACTTACTAACTGCTAAGACTTGAACTGCATttccttttacattttaaaaagcaggcctTAAAAAGTGTTGCGGTCGGGATAAATCTTACAGTCATTTATATTAATGACTgtgacaaatcaaaaattaagATGGTGCAAACAGTTCCAACATAAGTTTTCTTGAAAAGAAAGATTTCCTAACTTTCCTAGAATTCACACAATTTATTCAGGATTTTAGGAGTGCATTTGACCAATTTCACTATAGCTGAGGAGATCCAGATACTTTCAGAAAGGCCAGTTcagaaaggaagcaagcaaaagtcacccagagtggtagaatatataccagatgggcaggatataaatcaaatcaaatcaaatcaaatcaaatcaaataaataaataaataaataaaatgacatgaCAAACGGCCATTTTCTTCTGATGCCCCTTTGTTTTAACAAACAAAGCAGCAGGCTTTGTAACAACGGATTTTAACTAGCTCATAACAAATGCACTATTTGGACAGCATGCTTACCCAGAAAGAGGATTGAAATACTACAGGAGGTCCAGGATTTCCatgacatttcatatttttccctgcaacctatgtttgagcttatgggtgggtttgaacatgagTAATCTGGCGAGAAaaaccagattactcataaacttGCATATGGgctcaaatgtaggttgcagtgaaaatgtgaaatgtcatataaATCCTTCCCCTAAATCAATCACTTCCATAAGATATAGGGTCACTGAGGTGCACTTCAAAGCAGCAGTTATGTGACAGCCACTGTTCAGTAAAGCCAACCCAAGCTTTAGCAGAATGCTCTATTTTCCACAAATGTTTCAACTATATGGAAAACAGCAGTGCAGTCATCCCTGACCACAAGTGGTATTATTCCAATACCGTTTCGGATCACCTTATCTTGTGCAAAGGTAGCTGAAGAATTCCTGAAAAGCTGGTTATTGAGAAAAACCTTGAGAGCTTTTGCCCCCTGATAATATATCTCACTGCAGCCTGTGAAGAAAAGGATTTCAGAACTGAACTACAAAGATGTATCCAGGAAGAAACAACTGGATGATCACACTCAATACTACAGAGTAATTCCAAAGCACCCACCACTTGCTTACCTGGATACTGCATACCATATTGTTGCTGAGGCTGACCTGGTGGCTGCTGAGCAGGATACCCAGCCTGCTGTGGATACTGTTGATACATTTGGCCTACCAATTGAAAATAAAAGCTATTTAGAATTAAATTATTAAACCTACCTGTCTCATACACTATTTTCTTAAAGTCAGAATTTTGAAaataatgagattttttaaaaattcatttatttagctGAATATATTCCTGAATAAACATGTTTCACAGaaagcttttctctcttcctcccacaTTCAGGAAAGATGCGTGCACTTAGCTGAATATAGATAGGTAGCTcatttcaacatcaaaaaaacatgctttttcttGAGAGCCCATAACTAATTGGTAATCCAAATTAAGTCTCCTCCTAAACTTCCTGACTGTCAGCAGCCACCATCTTTCTACCATAGTAGATATCAAAGCATCTACTGAATGATATAGTAACTAATAAGTAATACAATATTCACTGAAGAAATGATGAGAGCTGCATACCTGGAGATGTGCAAAAACAGTAAACTCTATGGCTCTTAGCTTACCTAGGAAGCCATTCTCTTTTAGAGAATGGCTTCACAATGCAGAAACTCATTTTAGAGGCAGAAACTTATTTTAGAGTTGTAGAACATACAATGCCCAATTTATAAACAATCAATGCTCTGTGAAGTCAAGTGGTCATACCTACATAGTCTTGTATCAGTTTTCTGGGGCATTAATTCACAAGACATATCAGATGTTTCTACTTGTTAATAAAAGCTAACTCCAATTCAGACATTGCACTTTCAACATGAACAGAGAATGCTCTAGTCCTGCCCCATCACTCTTTCTGTCTATTGCTATgtgcagaaggaaaaaatgtgCAGAGGAAGAGCTCTAGTATCCATACACATTCTTCACATGACTTGGGATGCTGGAAAATCAGGATTCTAACACCCATGGAGAGTTTTATAGTTAGCAGCACTCTTCCACTTCTGATCAGCTGCCTCTTTCAATGAGAGGGTGACAAAACAAGGGTCAGAGAAGGAACGGTTAAAGCACTCCGTTCTTCACATAATATACCCAAATATCTAATACCTGAACAGATgttgggtggtgtttttttttttaaataacagttcgctatatttctttttaaatgttgcagGTCACTGCAGCTATCCTCAGAGAGCCTAGCTTGTGACTCAACACTACAGCACCATCTAGTGTTCAAAATGTTTGTCTATCAGAAGTCCTTCTAAAACTGATGTAGTGCATCTTATCAGTTTTTGATTACTGACCATTATGCTAAACTAACTCCAGAAAACTTTGCATTACTATTTACACAGTCAACATAAAAATGATACTATTCAAAGCAGAGCACAAGTAGAGCTTACAACATAACATTTGACAGAATAAAAAGACACAAGGGAGGGAAGAGACAAGACAGGGATAAATATGATAATGTGCAATTACATATAGTAAACATGGGCCCATTTGGGAAGAAAGATTAAGAGGCTAAGTCAAACAGAGGAAAAGGGTGGGCGGGTGAGCCTTGAAAGTTGATCCATGAAGGACAGGATGAAAAGATGTCATCATGTTAGAAGATGTGGGTGGGATAATACTATGTAATGCCAGCAAGACTGTATAAATATTGATCACCTTCCATTTGACCAGTTTGTGGCTGAGTTCCTCCATATGGTGGTTGCTGAGGTTGACCAGATGGATGAGCTGCAGAGGATGCAGATGCAATGCTATCGGGTGTGCCTGAACGTTCTTCTACAGGAGCACTGGGGGGtcctggaaagagaagagaaaataatCTGTAATCAATGCACAAAAATTAATGGGTTTTACTAAAATAGGTTTTATCATGAATGCCTCTTGATTTCACTATTTAAAAGGCCTGATGTATATTCATCTACTAATTTGAAATTCaaagtttttaattttcttgAAAAATATGATAATTTCTAATACTAAAAAAGTGACAGCCAAAGAAAATGCTATATCAACTCATTTCATCTTGGAAAGTTTCTACACCATGGCAAAAGGTATCTAGAATATAATTTTGTTTATTCTATTGTATTTGCCATTTTAATTGATCCAGTGAggggttttaaattttttttccaaagtaagGATACCCTTGGCTGTCCTACATCACCAGCCGCCggggagtgagtgccattggaAGAGGCTTCgatctgcctggtaaggtgctgctttttgctttttagaaacttctgggtgggttttgcagggaggGTTTCGGCTgagggggattatgtttctgtgctgtgttattgtttgtttctggtgatttttaaatttttattttattttattttattgccgtCCCAGTGTGGGGATTGCTCGATGTTtacttttgggttttgttttggggcgtgtttttttttttttttttttttggctgccttcggggcttgctctgtttatttttggttactttttttaagccccagcaccttccaatgaggctttctgtgtgattttttttggtttggttttgttttgtttgtttgtttgtttgttttgaaatgctagaatggattaatcccattcccatgcatttcaatgggaaattatGCTTCGACTTACGAGCATTTCGACCTACAAACAccattctggaacggattaagttcgtaagtcgaggcatcgcTGTATTGCAGTCTCAATGACCTGATATTACACATTATAGTTCACTGTCTTGCagctaaatttttttaaaatgaaattacatTTTCATTCTAGTATTGTACACATTTTCTGGTTTCTTGGCCTTTCAAACGTGTCACATCCCTTTGCAAtctgttaatttaaaaaagactACGGTATATTCTCAGATTTTAAGTAACTGGCAGATGTGTCCAGCCATATGCTGCATATCCTCTATGATGGATcacattttaaaagccagctgTTGTATTTCCCTTCTATACACAAAGACTGGGAAACTGTTCCCTGAAaatttttataaaattctgaCATAATCGGTACATGCCGATCCACTACAATAGTAAACACAGACGTTCAGGAAGCACATGTTGAACCAGAGAATATTAGTCCTCCAAGCATTTCAGCCAGCTGACAGGGAAAACAGGCTGAAGCCAGATTATGCTACTActataaaacagtggttcccaactttaggtaaCTCAGgggttcttggattgcaactctcagaagtcttaaccactagctgtgcttgctgGGATTCCTGAACTACAGTGCAAGaacccctgggttacccaaggttaggaaacaCTGCAATAAAAGATGGACTACTATATAAAACAAGcacacaaaacatatattttcATTCAAATCTTAGTCATGCAGAATCATTCATCTGATAATACCATCATAAAAATACAAGCCTTTTATGTGTTGCTCTGAAACtattatgaacattttaaaaatgcaatagaaTCTCAGTTCATGTAGTATTTACTGACACCTTATAAGATGGGGTATCCCTACCACTCACTTCAACAggcaagaaaaacagaaaataaggtTTGAGTTGGCAGCCCCAGAATGTGGGATGACAATCCTCTGCAAGTCATATTGTCTCCTGTCTTTGCTTCAATAAAGATAGGAGACAATTATGTCCTCTGTgcaataagacataagacataagaaatttatttgtcattgcgctcacaagtgggtgcaacgaaatgaggtgctcttccccaaggtaaaactggacaacactacaaaaaaaaaaagttaaaatatacacaactttcaccatccaaatatagataccccgttttctctcagcaattaaaattccaccaaaaacctatggccccgcatttaaactcaatactgcacttgggtaaaaactgttcttgaatctgcttgtccttgctttcaataccctgaatctccttcctgatggtaataatttaaagagctgatgtcccggatgagaggagtctttcagtatgttagatatcttcctcttacatctgttcttatacaattcttccaaagaggggagtgaacagccaatgatgttttgggccgtcttaatcaccctttgaattgcctttttctctgccactgtgcagctcgtgaacca from the Pogona vitticeps strain Pit_001003342236 chromosome 3, PviZW2.1, whole genome shotgun sequence genome contains:
- the TFG gene encoding protein TFG isoform X1 → MNGQLDLSGKLIIKAQLGDDIRRIPIHNEDITYDELVLMMQRVFRGKLLSNDEVTIKYKDEDGDLITIFDSSDLSFAIQCSRILKLTLFVNGQPRPLESNQVKYLRRELIELRNKVNRLLDCLEPPAEPGLSTSLPENDVAEGREDKPASDSSGKPSQVIAASMSAFDPLKNQDEINKNVMSAFGLADDQVSGPPSAPVEERSGTPDSIASASSAAHPSGQPQQPPYGGTQPQTGQMEGQMYQQYPQQAGYPAQQPPGQPQQQYGMQYPAGYTQQTAAQQAQQFQAYSQQPSQAPAPGFAAQAQQLPAQPPQQYQAGTYPAQNYTTQASQSATYNVPPASQPGMAPSQPAAYQPRPGFTPPPGTTMTPPPSGPNPYARNRPPFAQGYTQPGPGYR
- the TFG gene encoding protein TFG isoform X2, whose protein sequence is MNGQLDLSGKLIIKAQLGDDIRRIPIHNEDITYDELVLMMQRVFRGKLLSNDEVTIKYKDEDGDLITIFDSSDLSFAIQCSRILKLTLFVNGQPRPLESNQVKYLRRELIELRNKVNRLLDCLEPPAEPGLSTSLPENDVAEGREDKPASDSSGKPSQVIAASMSAFDPLKNQDEINKNVMSAFGLADDQVSGPPSAPVEERSGTPDSIASASSAAHPSGQPQQPPYGGTQPQTGQMEGQMYQQYPQQAGYPAQQPPGQPQQQYGMQYPGYTQQTAAQQAQQFQAYSQQPSQAPAPGFAAQAQQLPAQPPQQYQAGTYPAQNYTTQASQSATYNVPPASQPGMAPSQPAAYQPRPGFTPPPGTTMTPPPSGPNPYARNRPPFAQGYTQPGPGYR